DNA from Mesorhizobium sp. DCY119:
CCAGAGACGCGCCGCCCATTGGCCCTTAATCGCATCGTAGATGACGACGTGGCTTTCTGGGGTGATGCCGAGGCGGCCGGCGGCGGCCTCGAATTGTTCGCGCCGCGGCAATGTGAAGGGGTGTGCGGCCTCGGCATCCGAAAACTCCGTGAAGAGATCGGCAAACCGCGCGCCGGGAATGTGACCGCTGGTTATATATTGGTCGAGGCCGCTGCGGAACTCGCCCCTGATCTGGCCTTCGGGTGCGCGGTCAAGCCAGACGCTTGCGTCAAGCAGCACGAGGCTCGGATCGTCGCGGTTCTCTCTCAGCCATTCGACCGTTACCAGGGGCGGGCGCTCGTTCATCGCAGTGCTTTCGGTTACGCCCCGCATCGTCCCTGCTCGTTGAAACCCGGACTTTACCGAGGCGAGGAAGCTATATAGATTCTAACTAGAACCGGTGAAACATCAAGCTGGAAACAAGCCGTAGGGTTGGAGGAACTATGGTTGATCAGCAGTACGATTTTGGTCACCTTCCGACCCGGAAAGCCTGACGCCGTTGAATAGAAAATACTCCGACCAGCAGCGTGCGGCCGCGGTGGCGATGGTCGACCAGCGCCGGGTTGCCGATCCGCGCGACCACACGATCTTTCGCGAGGTGGCGCAGCAATCCGGTGTCGGCGAGCAGTCGTTGCGGCTCTGGGTGCGAGCGGCTGACGAAAAGCGACTAGAACAGCGCGGCGGCCTGGAGCCAAATCGCAAACCCCGATCCGAGGACGAACTGGTGCAGGAACTGAACGCCCTTCGTCGCAAGATCCAAAAGCTGCAGGCCGAGAACGAGGTTCTCAAGCGGGCGTTCGTTGCGTTCTCGTCTGATTGGACGAAGTGACCATCAGCAAGGCTCTTTCGGGACTTTTTGAGCTCAGGAGGTCTTGCCGGAACCAGGCGCCGGATCGAACGGCCGCGAGGATCGTCATCCCATAGACCACCAATCCCAGTGTGAGCGCGCCCAACAGCCATTCGAGCGATCCGGTGATACTCGGGGCGATCCATCCCACACCGAGGGCTACCGCGATGCGCAGGAAGCCGGCGGTGAGCGGCCAGTATAGCCGTCCCGCTCCTTGCGAGGCAAAATGAAGCGACAGCCCGAGACCGAAGAAACCATAGGTCGGTCCGACGATCCGGAGGTATGCGCTTCCGGTTTCGATCATATCGGCTTTCGCGCTGAACAGCCTCAGCCATTGCTCGGGCCAGATGGTGGCGGCGATGCCGAAGATGAGCGGAATGAGCGGATATTCGAGGCGCGCTCCGGTACCATAGCCGGCCACCGACCCGACACCGGCCATGGCCGCGACCAACGCGATCGTCCCCCTCGATGGTGACGTTCGTCTGGATTGAATTGATCGCTGAATATGCGCCGACATGCATGATGCTTGCCGTGGCGGATCTTTGAAGCCTGGTCCGTTTGAATCGCACCGAACTGCGCCCGGCAAGGATGTACCAGGCGGTCGCCATGGTTGCCACAACATGGAAGAGCACCAGGGCCACGCCCCCGCAGGCGATGCCGAGTGCGGGGATCGGACCGAAGCCGAAAATCAGGAGCGGCGAAACGGGAACAAGGAAGAGCACGCCGACGCAGATGACCATGGCTGGAAACAGCATGTTGCCCGTCCCGCGAATGACGCTGGCGAGGCCGTTCACGAGCCACATGAAGATGCAGCCCGCGAATACTCTGTTCGAGTAGATCAGGGCGGCTTCGAGTACCGCGCCTTCTCCTCCCATCAGGCGGTAGATCTGCTCTCCGAACGCTAAGGAAGATGAATGAAAAGAGCAGACCCAGCACGATGTTGATGACGACGGCGTGCAGGAGGAGTGCGTCGGCATCCTGCCATCGTCCGGCGCCGAGAGCGCGCGCGACAGCGGACGAGATCCCACCACCCACCGCTTCTCCCGATATCATCGTCATCAGCATGACGGGCGGGAACACCAGCGCCATGCCCGCAAGTTCGGCGGTGCCGGGCCGGGCTACGAACCACGTCTCGATCAGCCCGGTCGAGGCCTGGGCTATCATGATCAGGACGTTCGGCCACGCCATTCCGAGGAGCAAGGGAAGAACGGGCGCTTCGAGAAGACGCTGGGTACGCGAATCTATCCGGTGCTCAGCAACGGTCGCAACGGTGTCTGCCACGACGCGCTTTCACCGATCGGAAGAAAGGAGGTCGGTTCCGGAACCGATCCAAGCGCGCGTCTGCGCCAGAACTTCATCCGAAAGCTCGGGATCGTCGATTGCGCGTGCAAGGATGACGGCTCCCACCATCGCCGCCCAGCTTGCTATGGCCACCTGACGCCTGTCAGCGTCGGTCGCTCCTGGAAGCGCCTCAGTCAATCTGTCGATCTGGCAGCGGAACCCGTCGGTGATCGCTGCTCGCGCCGCCGCGCTCTGATGACGGGTCTCCGCGGCGAGCGCCGCCGTAGGGCAGCCTTTGGCCGGATTGTCGCGATGGCGTGGCGACAGATAGCCGTCGACATAGGCGTCGAGATCGAACTTTCGCTCTGAGCTCGGCTTGAGGGCATGCGCGAGCGTCTGGGCGACCAGATCGTCCTTGGACTCGAAATGACCGTAGAAGCCGCCATGCGTGAGGCCTGCCGCATTCATGACTTCGGCGACCGTAACGGCCTCGAAGCCCTTCTTTCGAAACAGCTGGCTTGCTGAATCGAGGATCCGGCGGCGGTTCTCTGCCATTTGCTCTCGGCTGACTTTCATCTCGCATGTCTCCAACTCCGTCGTTGTATTTGACGACAAAGGGTCCGAACACACACTACAATCATGACGTTTGTCATGTATATAGGGGTAACGTGAAAAAGAGCAACGAGGTCAGTGCGGCCTGCGGGATATCGTGACAAACGCGGGAACGG
Protein-coding regions in this window:
- a CDS encoding transposase — protein: MNRKYSDQQRAAAVAMVDQRRVADPRDHTIFREVAQQSGVGEQSLRLWVRAADEKRLEQRGGLEPNRKPRSEDELVQELNALRRKIQKLQAENEVLKRAFVAFSSDWTK
- a CDS encoding MATE family efflux transporter, whose protein sequence is MVAAMAGVGSVAGYGTGARLEYPLIPLIFGIAATIWPEQWLRLFSAKADMIETGSAYLRIVGPTYGFFGLGLSLHFASQGAGRLYWPLTAGFLRIAVALGVGWIAPSITGSLEWLLGALTLGLVVYGMTILAAVRSGAWFRQDLLSSKSPERALLMVTSSNQTRTQRTPA
- a CDS encoding TetR/AcrR family transcriptional regulator, producing the protein MKVSREQMAENRRRILDSASQLFRKKGFEAVTVAEVMNAAGLTHGGFYGHFESKDDLVAQTLAHALKPSSERKFDLDAYVDGYLSPRHRDNPAKGCPTAALAAETRHQSAAARAAITDGFRCQIDRLTEALPGATDADRRQVAIASWAAMVGAVILARAIDDPELSDEVLAQTRAWIGSGTDLLSSDR